The genomic region ATTGTAGGTCCATAATCACCAAAATTTGAGTTATCCTGAAAACTATGTACGTGACCATCCAGTGGAGCTATAATATCTGAATACGCAGGAACCCACACATCCAGTCCTATGTGAATGTTTCTATTCGAGCTCGAATGATTGAATAACTCGCTGCGATTATACAAAGTTCTTAGTTCATTGTAACCACCATACGCAGCTTTGGCCGATCGGTTTCTCAGATATTCATCTATAAAAACCGAAAAAGCGGCAGATGATGCCACTTCCAGTTTCAGCAGATCCCTGTTATTTTGTGAGAGATCAATATATTCATAATCTTCCTGTGCATAATCTCCACCTATCACCGGTGTGAATTCTGAAGTTAGACCTTTTATAAATTTGGAAAATTCTATCATTGCATTCAGCTTAGTAAGCCAAATGTAAGGGCTAACTCCTAATTTATCAATACATCGCTATAATTTGCCTTGATTGTGATATTACCGCTTCCGTCTTTCGATTTAAAGTAGCCTTTCAGCATCTCGTTATCATAAGACTTCGTGGATTTTAATTTCATCGTGGCAGGGTGCTTTATATTACTTTGCATTCCATTAAAACTAAAATTAAAAGCAGTCTCAGGCACATTGAGTTCCAGATCGCTATTTTCCAAACTGATATTCAGATCCTGAAATCCTGAACCAAGATTTTTAATTTCCAGCTTTCCAAAACTACCACTAAGTACCCCTGTTTTTTGAAGTTCATTGATCACCACATCGCTACTATTTGACTCTAGCTTGATACTCACCGCCTTGTCTATTGTACAGTTCTTCACAAATTCTGTTGAAAGCACTCCATAGTCCCAATGAGCGACTTTTACCGGTGTATACGCCGCTTTCACCCTAGTATTTTGTCCGGTGAGTCTATTGGCTGATAGCCGACTGTGAGACAGATCGGCTTTCAGGTTTTTAACTGTACTTCCAAGTTTTAACTCTCCATGACGAACGTTTAGTTCTAGTTTTGCATCCTTGGGAACCTTGATCCTGATGGTCTTCTGATTTTTAGATGAATTCCCGTCACTATTCCCAGCAAACATTTTTCCACCATTGGCTTCCATATTAGCTTCGAACTGTTTTCCAAAATTTTCACCCCAGGCTTCCATTTTCTTTCCGAATTTCTCACCCCATGCTTCCATATCTTTCTCGAAATCCTTGCCCCAGGCTTCCATCTTCACTTCATATTCTTTTTCCCATTCTTCAGAATTCTTCTCGACTTCGGCAGCCCACTTCTCCATTTTCGCCTCGTATTCCTTGCCAAACTTCTTGTCCATTTCAGACTCCCATTTTTCAAGGTATTTGTCCCCGTCTTTTTTATAAGCGCTATAATCGAATTTCATTTCCTCCATATCATTAGCAAAACCTTCCGGTAGCGGATTTTGCGCAATATTAGCCAGTAAAGGCCCCACAAGTTCATTCATCATAGGCTGCAGCATTTCCGGCAGCATAGACAAAGGCTCTTCAAGTCCTGAAAGGTCCAGGTCAAGATTCATGTTGATATTGGTGTTCCCACCTCCACTGGATTTGATCTTAACCCGGTCACCATTTTTGGAGGTCTTTACCTGCCAGTTTTCCAGCAGTTCTTTCGTAGCTTTTTTGTTACCGGAATTTCCGTTTAGATAGGCTTCCACAACAACCTCGTTCTTATCCCAGTTCTCTACAATGATATTGGTATACCTGGAATCCAGTTCCACGGTCACATTTGATGAAGTTTTATAGGAATTCTTCAG from Christiangramia sp. OXR-203 harbors:
- a CDS encoding peptidoglycan DD-metalloendopeptidase family protein, whose product is MIEFSKFIKGLTSEFTPVIGGDYAQEDYEYIDLSQNNRDLLKLEVASSAAFSVFIDEYLRNRSAKAAYGGYNELRTLYNRSELFNHSSSNRNIHIGLDVWVPAYSDIIAPLDGHVHSFQDNSNFGDYGPTIILEHHFDRQSFFTLYGHLSRASLDNLETGMQFKKGDKIAELGDYAENGDYAPHLHFQVIKDMEGKLADYPGVVRKEELEDYLQNCPDPNLLLKI